The following coding sequences are from one Mesorhizobium onobrychidis window:
- a CDS encoding OmpW/AlkL family protein produces the protein MARTRVGVVQGIAAAVILMVIGPQAAAADLAQAASVPEVGVLALDVGDWASEWPSPWQIRLRGLGVITQDSGYVNRSIGSGLSYSNTVTPELDISYFFTDNVAAELILGTTYANITGQGSIGGLGNIGKVWLLPPTLTLQYHFTDFGAFKPYVGAGVNYTIFFNQDAGSADDLKVKNTFGTALQVGFDYMVDEHWGVNFDVKKLFLRPDFDVTVRGAKLTGRAELDPWLIGAGVTYRF, from the coding sequence ATGGCCAGAACGCGAGTGGGCGTGGTCCAGGGAATAGCAGCCGCCGTCATCCTCATGGTGATAGGTCCGCAAGCCGCCGCGGCGGACCTTGCGCAGGCCGCGAGCGTCCCGGAAGTAGGAGTCTTGGCCTTGGACGTAGGGGACTGGGCCTCGGAATGGCCAAGCCCTTGGCAGATCCGCCTCCGTGGGTTGGGGGTCATCACCCAGGATTCGGGCTACGTCAACCGTTCAATCGGCTCCGGTCTTTCCTATTCGAACACCGTGACGCCCGAACTCGATATCTCGTATTTCTTCACGGACAACGTCGCTGCCGAGCTTATCCTCGGTACCACTTATGCCAACATCACAGGCCAAGGCTCGATCGGCGGGCTAGGGAATATCGGCAAGGTTTGGCTGCTGCCGCCGACACTGACATTGCAGTATCATTTTACCGATTTCGGCGCCTTCAAGCCCTATGTCGGCGCCGGCGTGAACTATACGATCTTCTTTAACCAGGATGCCGGCAGCGCCGATGATCTCAAGGTTAAGAACACGTTCGGTACCGCACTGCAGGTCGGGTTCGACTACATGGTGGACGAGCACTGGGGCGTCAACTTCGACGTGAAGAAGCTTTTCCTGAGGCCAGACTTCGACGTCACCGTGCGCGGCGCCAAGCTGACGGGCAGGGCGGAGCTCGATCCCTGGCTGATAGGCGCGGGTGTCACCTACCGTTTCTGA